From one Coffea eugenioides isolate CCC68of chromosome 11, Ceug_1.0, whole genome shotgun sequence genomic stretch:
- the LOC113753807 gene encoding dihydrolipoyllysine-residue acetyltransferase component 4 of pyruvate dehydrogenase complex, chloroplastic has product MASLSFSSSLSTTSQIQRLSSLPLKPQQGKLQKSVVPAIQSKIREIFMPALSSTMTEGKIVSWVKSEGDVLSKGESVVVVESDKADMDVETFYDGILAAIVVNEGETAPVGAPIGLLAETEEEIAEAKAKAQSKSPSSAAPPASSASKAETPAPPPPPPPADGPRKTVATPFAKKLAKQHKVDIEKVIGTGPYGRITPEDVEKAAGIAPAKSPTPVAAPVAAAAAAAPVKAPSASPATLSEIPGATVVPFTTMQAAVSKNMVESLTVPTFRVGYPINTDALDALYEKVKKKGVTMTALLAKAAAMALVQHPVVNSTCKDGKSFTYNSNINIAVAVAINGGLITPVLQDADKLDLYLLSQKWKELVEKARAKQLQPQEYNSGTFTLSNLGMFGVDRFDAILPPGQGAIMAVGASKPTVVADADGFFSVKNKMQVNVTADHRIIYGADLAAFLQTFSKIIENPDSLTL; this is encoded by the exons ATGGCATCCCTCTCATTCTCCTCATCACTGTCCACAACTTCCCAAATCCAACGTCTCTCGTCTCTGCCATTAAAGCCGCAGCAGGGCAAGCTTCAAAAGTCAGTAGTCCCGGCCATTCAATCCAAGATCCGGGAGATCTTCATGCCGGCTCTCAGCTCCACCATGACTGAGGGAAAAATTGTTTCCTGGGTTAAATCCGAGGGAGATGTCTTGTCCAAAGGCGAGTCCGTCGTGGTAGTCGAATCTGATAAAGCCGACATGGACGTCGAAACTTTTTATGATGGGATCTTGGCCGCCATTGTTGTTAATGAAGGCGAAACGGCTCCCGTGGGTGCCCCGATTGGTCTCTTGGCCGAGACGGAGGAAGAGATTGCTGAAGCTAAAGCTAAAGCCCAGTCAAAATCTCCATCCTCAGCTGCCCCTCCTGCTTCGTCAGCATCAAAAGCTGAAACTCcagctcctcctcctcctcctcctccggcGGATGGGCCGAGGAAGACTGTGGCGACGCCTTTTGCGAAGAAGTTGGCGAAGCAGCATAAGGTGGATATTGAAAAGGTAATTGGGACGGGACCGTATGGGCGGATTACGCCAGAGGATGTGGAGAAAGCTGCTGGAATTGCACCGGCCAAGAGTCCCACACCAGTTGCGGCTCCAGTGGCTGCTGCTGCGGCAGCAGCTCCAGTGAAAGCACCTTCTGCGTCTCCAGCGACCTTGTCAGAGATTCCTGGGGCAACGGTGGTGCCGTTTACGACAATGCAGGCTGCCGTCTCAAAGAATATGGTGGAGAGTCTCACGGTGCCAACTTTCCGGGTTGGATATCCTATCAATACGGATGCTCTTGATGCCCTATATGAGAAG GTTAAGAAAAAGGGCGTTACTATGACTGCATTGCTGGCTAAAGCTGCGGCAATGGCATTGGTCCAGCATCCGGTTGTGAATTCTACTTGTAAAGACGGGAAGAGTTTTACATACAATAGTAATATAAACATCGCAGTTGCTGTTGCAATTAATGGTGGATTGATCACCCCTGTTCTGCAAGATGCTGACAAG TTGGATCTTTACTTGTTATCACAAAAGTGGAAGGAATTGGTAGAGAAGGCTAGAGCTAAGCAGCTTCAGCCACAAGAATATAATTCAG GGACTTTCACACTGTCGAATTTGGGCATGTTTGGAGTGGATCGATTTGATGCTATTCTTCCTCCAGGACAG GGTGCTATTATGGCTGTTGGTGCATCAAAGCCTACTGTTGTAGCTGATGCAGATGGATTCTTCAGTGTCAAAAATAAGATGCAA